The following coding sequences lie in one Prevotella nigrescens genomic window:
- a CDS encoding Rossmann-like and DUF2520 domain-containing protein, whose amino-acid sequence MKIALIGAGNLATVLGHALCNARHDIVQVYSHTMTAANLLAEKLNAAPTDSLDTITNDADLYIIAVRDSVLDAVIGRLCPNRTEKLFVHTAGSVPIDVFRGRARHFGVFYPMQTFSKTRIVDFRNIPVFIEADSPATIKSITEVAQSVSNNVRELCSSDRRYLHLAAVWACNYTNFCYDMAAEVLQKVGLPFDIMLPLTDETAKKVHELLPHEAQTGPAIRYDENIIAAQMQLMNDNPRAQQLYQLMAQSIHERSKK is encoded by the coding sequence ATGAAGATAGCATTGATAGGTGCAGGCAATCTTGCCACCGTTCTGGGGCATGCCCTTTGCAACGCACGACACGACATTGTGCAGGTTTACAGCCATACAATGACGGCAGCAAACCTATTGGCTGAGAAGCTGAATGCCGCGCCGACAGACAGCTTGGACACGATAACGAACGATGCCGACCTCTATATCATAGCGGTGAGAGACAGTGTGCTCGATGCAGTTATAGGCAGATTGTGTCCCAATCGCACCGAGAAGCTGTTTGTTCATACCGCAGGTTCAGTGCCGATTGACGTCTTTCGTGGTCGGGCAAGGCATTTTGGCGTGTTCTATCCCATGCAGACGTTCTCCAAGACACGCATTGTGGACTTCCGAAACATTCCGGTTTTCATAGAAGCGGATAGTCCTGCGACAATTAAAAGCATCACCGAAGTGGCGCAATCCGTCAGCAACAACGTTCGCGAACTGTGCTCTTCCGACCGCCGTTACCTGCATTTGGCTGCCGTATGGGCATGCAATTATACCAATTTCTGCTACGATATGGCAGCCGAAGTGCTGCAAAAGGTGGGTCTTCCTTTCGATATAATGTTGCCACTGACCGATGAAACGGCTAAAAAAGTGCACGAACTGTTGCCCCACGAGGCACAGACAGGACCTGCCATTCGCTACGATGAAAACATTATCGCGGCACAAATGCAGCTTATGAACGACAATCCAAGGGCGCAACAGCTCTACCAACTGATGGCGCAGAGCATTCACGAAAGAAGTAAGAAATAA
- a CDS encoding GNAT family N-acetyltransferase, with protein MEVKTSIITRSKDLPELCKGTFFHSRDLFCMLEQTPRLKPCMVVATDENGETIGQILAQIRVKRRILGINFTRRARVYSEGCYQDGIDNTEKGKLFDAMIDALVHHLLRHRCYHIELSDISKKMFGYRTLRKHGFVPIPWIQVHHSLHSRAPEERASEKVLQRIKRALENGFETRSAMDKAEIHQLYRLIKRYYILRKQRYIPHEELFQQIGNSAFGHVYVTLYKGRMVGGSVVVDSGRDSMLWFDAAMEKRYILYHPHTLTVWYAIKEAHRRKQDHIHILNLGLPFSRSKYRDFILSFGGKPVSAYRWFRFSNSLMRRFMFWYYQI; from the coding sequence ATGGAAGTTAAAACCAGTATCATAACACGCAGTAAAGACCTGCCCGAGCTTTGCAAAGGCACTTTTTTCCACAGTCGCGACCTGTTCTGCATGTTGGAACAGACCCCTCGACTGAAGCCGTGCATGGTGGTGGCAACTGACGAAAACGGCGAAACCATCGGGCAAATCCTTGCTCAAATTCGTGTGAAACGACGCATTCTTGGCATTAATTTCACCCGAAGAGCACGTGTTTACAGCGAAGGTTGCTACCAAGACGGCATCGACAACACAGAGAAAGGCAAACTTTTCGATGCCATGATAGATGCGCTTGTGCACCATTTGTTGCGCCATCGGTGTTACCACATAGAGCTTAGCGACATCTCAAAGAAGATGTTTGGCTACCGAACACTGCGCAAACATGGTTTCGTACCCATTCCGTGGATTCAGGTCCACCATTCCTTGCACAGCCGTGCACCCGAAGAACGGGCATCGGAAAAGGTGCTCCAGCGTATAAAGAGAGCCTTGGAAAACGGTTTTGAGACGCGTAGCGCCATGGATAAAGCTGAAATTCACCAACTCTATCGCCTCATTAAGCGATACTATATACTGCGCAAACAGCGCTACATACCCCACGAAGAACTGTTCCAACAGATTGGAAACAGTGCCTTCGGACATGTTTATGTTACGCTATACAAGGGCAGAATGGTGGGCGGAAGCGTGGTTGTGGACTCTGGAAGAGACTCCATGCTGTGGTTCGATGCGGCAATGGAGAAACGTTACATACTCTATCACCCCCACACCCTTACCGTCTGGTATGCCATCAAAGAGGCGCACAGACGCAAGCAAGACCATATCCACATTCTTAATCTCGGACTTCCGTTCTCGCGCAGCAAGTATCGCGACTTCATTCTAAGCTTCGGCGGAAAGCCCGTAAGTGCCTATCGTTGGTTCCGTTTCTCCAATTCCCTCATGCGCCGCTTTATGTTTTGGTATTACCAAATATAG